DNA from Kitasatospora herbaricolor:
CGACGGTCGGCCGGACGGCGGCGGGGCTGGTGGTGGTCATGGCGAAGCGACTCCTGGGTCGGAGGGGAGGCAGGACGGGGGCCGACGGGGTCACCCCCGCTCAGCGGTCTCTAATATAGACCAGGTCTCCATTGGTTACCAAGGCTGGATCGGAGACCGGAGGGCTACCCTGGTCCCATGACCATCCAGGAGCGGAAGCCGGCCCCCGCCCGCCCGGGCCGCACGCAGGACTCCGGCCCGGCCCGTCCGCCGCAGCCGGCCCAGGAGCGGGGACAGGGTCAGGAGCAGGAGCAGGAGAACGGTCAAGGGCAGCCCGAGGAACAGGAACTCGACGTCTTCGGCCGCTTCTGCCCCAGCCGCGGCATGTTCGCCGAACTCGCCGACAAGTGGTCCCTCCTGATCCTGATGAGCCTCGGCAAACTCGGCGAACAGCGCTTCTCCGAACTTCAGCGCGCCGTCGGCGGCGTCAGCCGCAAGATGCTCACCCAGTCCCTGCGCACGCTGGAACGGCACGGCCTG
Protein-coding regions in this window:
- a CDS encoding winged helix-turn-helix transcriptional regulator; amino-acid sequence: MTIQERKPAPARPGRTQDSGPARPPQPAQERGQGQEQEQENGQGQPEEQELDVFGRFCPSRGMFAELADKWSLLILMSLGKLGEQRFSELQRAVGGVSRKMLTQSLRTLERHGLISRTVHPQTPPRVVYGLLPRGRELADLVAPLGRWTELNTPAMLAAREDFDSTHEDAHDPASDDAHDPAHHPHHAG